The Lentzea guizhouensis genome contains a region encoding:
- a CDS encoding DUF6766 family protein, whose product MRRFLREHSLTLVFAGLFLAALVGQLFTGNADYNERQAALGQPLLTLGSYLVSADFLVDVVENWQSEYLQFFLYVWATVWLVQRGSPESKPADKAGPETAEEQQLGRHTTESSPRWARAGGWRTSVYSKSLGLAMLALFLFSWTMQWIAGCFANNSDPLAEKVGLFEYFLSADFWNRSLQNWQSEYLAIASMAILSVYLRQRGSPESKPVGAPHSVSDRSG is encoded by the coding sequence ATGAGGAGGTTCCTGCGCGAGCACAGCCTGACGCTCGTCTTCGCCGGGCTCTTCCTCGCCGCGCTGGTCGGCCAGCTCTTCACGGGCAACGCCGACTACAACGAGCGTCAGGCCGCGCTGGGCCAGCCACTGCTGACCCTCGGCTCCTACCTCGTCTCCGCGGACTTCCTCGTGGACGTCGTGGAGAACTGGCAGTCCGAGTACCTCCAGTTCTTCCTCTACGTCTGGGCCACCGTGTGGCTGGTCCAGCGCGGATCGCCCGAGTCCAAACCGGCCGACAAGGCCGGACCGGAAACCGCCGAGGAGCAACAACTCGGCCGGCACACCACCGAGTCGTCGCCCCGGTGGGCACGTGCGGGTGGGTGGCGCACCTCGGTGTACTCCAAGTCGCTGGGCCTCGCGATGCTCGCGCTGTTCCTCTTCTCCTGGACCATGCAGTGGATCGCCGGCTGCTTCGCCAACAACTCCGACCCGCTGGCCGAGAAGGTGGGCCTGTTCGAGTACTTCCTCAGCGCGGACTTCTGGAACCGGTCGCTGCAGAACTGGCAGTCCGAGTACCTGGCGATCGCGTCGATGGCGATCCTCAGCGTGTACCTGCGGCAGCGCGGGTCGCCGGAGTCGAAGCCGGTGGGGGCGCCGCACTCGGTGAGTGACCGGTCGGGGTAG
- the tuf gene encoding elongation factor Tu, whose product MMKQEFVRAKPHLNIGTMGHVDHGKTTLTAAITKVLSEVDPSATSFTAFDRIDRAPEELARGITINIAHVEYETPTRHYAHVDMPGHADYVKNMITGAAQLDGAILVVSAEDGTMPQTREHVVLARRVGVPHVVVALNKADAVHDPELLDLVELEVRDLLSRYGFDGDATPVVRVSGLRALQGDPVWTQSIIALLEAVDNHVPVPDRDLTSPFLMPIENVLTITGRGTVVTGAVERGVISTGDNVEVIGLGAAVTSVATGIETFGKPMQQAQAGDNAAILLRGVRRGDVRRGQVLALPGSVAPHTRFRASVYLLSHAEGGRHTGISTNYRPQFHFRTGDVVGVVELDAPALPGDTVEVTVELGKAVAMDTGLGFAIREGGKTVGAGTVGEILA is encoded by the coding sequence ATGATGAAGCAGGAGTTCGTGCGCGCCAAGCCGCACCTCAACATCGGCACGATGGGCCACGTCGACCACGGCAAGACGACGCTCACCGCGGCGATCACCAAGGTGCTGTCCGAAGTGGACCCGTCGGCCACGTCCTTCACCGCGTTCGACCGCATCGACCGCGCCCCGGAGGAGCTGGCCCGCGGCATCACCATCAACATCGCGCACGTCGAGTACGAGACGCCGACGCGGCACTACGCCCACGTCGACATGCCCGGCCACGCCGACTACGTGAAGAACATGATCACGGGCGCGGCGCAGCTCGACGGCGCGATCCTGGTGGTGTCCGCCGAGGACGGCACCATGCCGCAAACGCGCGAACACGTCGTGCTCGCCCGGCGGGTCGGCGTGCCGCACGTGGTGGTGGCGCTGAACAAGGCCGACGCGGTGCACGACCCCGAGCTCCTCGACCTGGTGGAGCTCGAGGTCCGCGACCTGCTGTCGCGCTACGGCTTCGACGGCGACGCCACCCCGGTGGTGCGCGTCTCCGGCCTGCGCGCGCTGCAGGGCGACCCGGTGTGGACGCAGTCGATCATCGCGCTGCTGGAGGCCGTGGACAACCACGTCCCGGTCCCGGACCGCGACCTCACCAGCCCGTTCCTGATGCCGATCGAGAACGTGCTGACCATCACCGGCCGCGGCACAGTCGTGACCGGCGCCGTCGAACGCGGCGTGATCAGCACGGGGGACAACGTGGAGGTGATCGGCCTCGGCGCCGCGGTGACCTCGGTCGCCACCGGCATCGAGACCTTCGGCAAGCCGATGCAGCAGGCCCAGGCAGGAGACAACGCCGCAATCCTGCTGCGCGGCGTCCGCCGAGGCGACGTCAGGCGCGGCCAGGTCCTGGCCCTGCCCGGCAGCGTCGCCCCGCACACCCGCTTCCGCGCGTCCGTGTACCTGCTCTCCCACGCGGAGGGCGGCCGCCACACGGGCATCTCCACCAACTACCGCCCGCAGTTCCACTTCCGCACCGGCGACGTGGTCGGCGTGGTCGAACTCGACGCGCCGGCCCTGCCCGGCGACACCGTCGAGGTGACCGTGGAGCTCGGCAAGGCGGTGGCGATGGACACCGGACTCGGGTTCGCGATCCGCGAGGGCGGCAAGACCGTGGGAGCGGGCACGGTCGGCGAGATCCTCGCCTAG
- a CDS encoding LysR family transcriptional regulator, whose product MELRQLEYFVAVVEEGSFTRAAERVHVAQPGVSAQIRRLERELGHDLLDRSGRAVTVTDVGAAVLPLARAALRSVESARRTVEELAGLVRGVVRAGMVVSCGVMDLPELLSKFHAAHPGVEITLTEANSDELISSLVDGRLDLALVGYVGEAPAGLSVRVLADEPLVAAVSAADPWYGRESVTLEELLSRGLISLPVGTGLRGALDAACGPRRPRIAFEASAPPMVITLAQRGLGPAVLASSMVSGLHPVRITDPEPWSRLALAWRTEGPHSPAARALIRLAEIQVTTDL is encoded by the coding sequence ATGGAGCTTCGGCAGCTGGAGTACTTCGTCGCGGTCGTCGAGGAGGGCTCGTTCACGCGGGCCGCGGAACGGGTGCACGTCGCGCAGCCCGGTGTGAGCGCGCAGATCCGGCGGCTGGAGCGCGAGCTCGGCCACGACCTGCTGGACCGGTCGGGGCGCGCGGTGACGGTGACGGACGTGGGCGCGGCGGTGCTGCCGCTGGCGCGGGCGGCGTTGCGGTCGGTGGAGTCGGCGCGGCGGACCGTCGAGGAGCTGGCGGGGTTGGTGCGCGGGGTCGTGCGGGCCGGGATGGTCGTGTCGTGCGGGGTGATGGACCTGCCGGAGCTGCTCTCGAAGTTCCACGCGGCACACCCAGGTGTCGAGATCACGTTGACAGAGGCCAACTCCGATGAGCTGATCTCGTCGCTTGTGGACGGACGACTGGACCTGGCGCTGGTCGGGTACGTCGGTGAGGCGCCAGCCGGGTTGTCGGTGCGGGTGCTGGCCGACGAGCCGCTCGTGGCGGCGGTGTCCGCCGCGGATCCCTGGTACGGCAGGGAGTCCGTGACGCTGGAGGAGCTGCTTTCGCGCGGGTTGATCAGTCTGCCGGTGGGGACGGGGTTGCGCGGGGCGCTGGACGCGGCTTGTGGTCCACGACGGCCGCGGATCGCGTTCGAGGCCTCCGCGCCACCGATGGTGATCACGCTGGCGCAGCGCGGTCTCGGTCCGGCGGTCCTGGCGTCGTCGATGGTGTCCGGCCTGCACCCGGTGCGGATCACGGACCCCGAGCCGTGGAGCCGGCTGGCGCTGGCGTGGCGGACCGAGGGCCCGCACAGCCCGGCCGCGCGGGCGTTGATCAGGCTCGCGGAAATCCAGGTGACAACGGATCTGTAG
- a CDS encoding FAD-binding oxidoreductase: MQIFHLGDPGYDDERSGFQTGLRHEPEVIFAVETAADVEKAVHHAEANGLPYEVQATGHGITTPATGVLISTKRMNEVHVDPATRTATVEAGAVWQQVIDVAAPHGLAPLSGDAPDVGVVGYTLGGGYGLLARELGLASDRVHETTKIGDVVTGLKFELVPVNRVHSGEMYFDAKHAEAVFDAFHHWDLPDHVTPQLATIAFPDLPFLPEPLRGRSTVRLTYASTKPFDIDSLKVAPRLTEQLSVKPFHSASTSELPPHTYQGDNVLLSALPAEALHNVRTTAATADIPIFLGLLPLSKKITSNATHLLKLISPQLDAERHHAAVFDAVRTHVVGKSRNFRFAVR; encoded by the coding sequence ATGCAGATCTTCCACCTGGGCGACCCCGGCTACGACGACGAACGCAGCGGCTTCCAGACCGGCCTGCGCCACGAGCCGGAGGTCATCTTCGCCGTGGAGACCGCAGCCGACGTCGAGAAAGCCGTCCACCACGCCGAAGCCAACGGCCTCCCGTACGAGGTCCAGGCCACCGGCCACGGCATCACCACCCCGGCGACCGGCGTCCTCATCTCCACCAAGCGCATGAACGAGGTCCACGTCGACCCCGCCACCCGCACCGCCACGGTCGAGGCAGGCGCGGTCTGGCAGCAGGTGATCGACGTGGCCGCCCCGCACGGACTCGCCCCGCTCAGCGGCGACGCACCGGACGTCGGCGTCGTCGGCTACACGCTCGGCGGCGGATACGGCCTGCTGGCCCGCGAGCTCGGTCTGGCCAGCGACCGCGTCCACGAGACGACCAAGATCGGCGACGTCGTGACGGGCCTGAAGTTCGAGCTAGTGCCCGTGAACCGGGTTCACAGCGGCGAGATGTACTTCGACGCGAAACACGCGGAAGCCGTGTTCGACGCGTTTCACCACTGGGACCTGCCCGACCACGTCACACCCCAGCTCGCCACCATCGCGTTCCCCGACCTTCCATTTCTCCCGGAACCGCTCAGGGGTCGCAGCACCGTGCGCCTCACTTACGCGAGCACGAAACCGTTCGACATCGACAGCCTGAAGGTGGCGCCACGACTTACCGAACAACTGTCTGTGAAGCCGTTTCACAGTGCATCCACCAGCGAACTGCCGCCACACACCTACCAGGGCGACAACGTGCTTCTCAGCGCTCTGCCTGCAGAAGCACTTCACAACGTCCGCACGACAGCTGCCACCGCCGACATCCCGATCTTCCTCGGTCTCCTCCCGCTCTCCAAGAAGATCACGAGCAACGCCACCCACCTGCTCAAGCTCATCTCGCCCCAGCTCGACGCCGAACGCCACCACGCCGCCGTGTTCGACGCCGTCAGAACGCACGTCGTCGGCAAGTCGCGCAACTTCCGGTTCGCCGTACGCTGA
- a CDS encoding response regulator transcription factor gives MTRVVLVEDHDMVAEAIGLALERAGIEVVARAATVAAALADIRRTGPDVVLLDRRLPDGDGTTLIPQLSATTRVLVLTGEATASIAARVAEAGGAGLILKSARLDELVEAVERVAAGEVVFDQKLLGGVLERLSGRVRFAGSTLTAREQQTLQLLAGGAGTDQISATLGVARNTARNHVQRVLDKLGASSKLEAVSIARREGLLD, from the coding sequence ATGACCCGAGTGGTTCTCGTGGAGGACCACGACATGGTGGCCGAGGCGATCGGGCTGGCACTGGAGCGCGCCGGGATCGAGGTGGTCGCACGGGCGGCCACGGTCGCCGCCGCCCTCGCGGACATCCGCCGCACCGGACCTGACGTCGTCCTGCTCGACCGCCGGCTCCCCGACGGCGACGGCACCACCCTCATCCCGCAGCTCAGCGCCACCACCAGGGTCCTCGTGCTGACCGGCGAGGCGACCGCGTCGATCGCCGCCCGCGTCGCCGAAGCGGGCGGCGCCGGCCTCATCCTCAAGTCGGCACGGCTGGACGAGCTCGTCGAGGCCGTCGAACGGGTCGCGGCCGGCGAGGTCGTGTTCGACCAGAAGCTGCTCGGCGGCGTGCTGGAGCGGCTGTCCGGCCGGGTCAGGTTCGCCGGCTCGACCCTCACCGCCCGCGAACAGCAGACGTTGCAGCTGCTCGCCGGCGGCGCCGGCACCGACCAGATCTCGGCCACGCTCGGCGTCGCCCGCAACACCGCCCGCAACCACGTGCAACGCGTCCTCGACAAGCTCGGCGCCAGCTCCAAGCTCGAAGCCGTCTCGATCGCCCGCCGCGAAGGCCTGCTCGACTGA
- a CDS encoding ATP-binding protein, giving the protein MATGALTEAVFSLPDEHRRGSVALVRDFARRVTATCGYRGSHEDAVLVVSELTTNAVRYGGGRPFVRIVGARDHLLVEVLDDSPDHPRPRAGGWGVRLVERLSARWGVGERGGQKVVWCELTA; this is encoded by the coding sequence GTGGCCACAGGCGCGCTCACCGAAGCCGTGTTCTCGCTCCCCGACGAGCACCGGCGCGGCAGTGTCGCGCTCGTCCGCGACTTTGCCCGCCGCGTCACCGCCACCTGCGGTTACCGCGGCAGCCACGAGGACGCCGTGCTGGTGGTCAGCGAGCTCACCACCAACGCCGTCCGGTACGGCGGCGGCCGCCCGTTCGTGCGGATCGTCGGCGCCCGCGACCACCTGCTCGTCGAGGTCCTCGACGACAGCCCCGACCACCCGCGGCCACGCGCCGGCGGCTGGGGCGTGCGGCTCGTCGAACGGCTCTCCGCGCGCTGGGGCGTCGGCGAACGCGGTGGTCAGAAGGTCGTCTGGTGTGAGCTGACGGCGTAG
- a CDS encoding PAS domain-containing sensor histidine kinase yields MPDQDPLRESEDLFRLLVQGVRDYGIFMLDPTGHVVSWNAGAERIKGFTADDIIGRHFSTFYPPEDVLAGKPGWELEVAQAEGALEDEGWRVRKDGTRFWANVIITALYGDDGELRGFGKVTRDMTERRRAEQQLTDRRRLLAHLVEAQEQERRRIAWDVHDDTIQAMVAVDMRLQLLARKLPGEHRATVEHLDETVRDAIGRLRSLVYRVRPPGIERGLRESLLAYLTDTGMTGEVHDRLDREPSADAAVTIFRICQEALTNVRKHARTGSAVIDMSTVDRGFLVTVTDNGVGLPALDPNAGHFGLIEMRERAEAAGGWCTVTGSAGSTVVEFWLPDVRP; encoded by the coding sequence GTGCCTGACCAGGACCCCCTGCGCGAGAGCGAAGACCTCTTCCGCCTGCTCGTGCAGGGCGTTCGCGACTACGGCATCTTCATGCTCGACCCCACGGGCCACGTCGTGAGCTGGAACGCCGGCGCCGAGCGGATCAAGGGCTTCACCGCCGACGACATCATCGGCAGGCACTTCTCCACGTTCTACCCGCCGGAGGACGTCCTGGCCGGCAAACCCGGCTGGGAGCTCGAGGTCGCGCAGGCCGAGGGCGCGCTGGAGGACGAGGGCTGGCGGGTCCGCAAGGACGGCACCCGGTTCTGGGCGAACGTGATCATCACCGCCCTCTACGGCGACGACGGCGAGCTGCGCGGGTTCGGCAAGGTCACCCGCGACATGACCGAGCGCAGGCGGGCCGAGCAGCAGCTCACCGACCGGCGCCGGCTGCTCGCGCACCTGGTCGAGGCCCAGGAGCAGGAACGCAGGCGCATCGCGTGGGACGTCCACGACGACACGATCCAGGCCATGGTCGCCGTCGACATGCGGCTGCAGCTGCTCGCCCGCAAGCTCCCCGGCGAGCACCGCGCCACCGTCGAGCACCTCGACGAGACGGTCCGGGACGCCATCGGCCGGCTGCGCAGCCTCGTCTACCGGGTCCGCCCGCCCGGCATCGAACGCGGCCTGCGCGAGTCGCTGCTCGCCTACCTCACCGACACCGGCATGACCGGCGAGGTGCACGACCGGCTCGACCGCGAACCGTCCGCCGACGCGGCCGTCACGATCTTCCGCATCTGCCAGGAGGCCCTGACCAACGTCCGCAAGCACGCGCGGACGGGGTCGGCGGTGATCGACATGTCCACGGTGGACCGGGGATTCCTGGTGACGGTGACGGACAACGGCGTCGGCCTGCCGGCGCTCGACCCGAACGCGGGCCACTTCGGCCTGATCGAGATGAGGGAACGCGCCGAGGCCGCGGGCGGCTGGTGCACCGTGACCGGGTCGGCCGGCAGCACCGTCGTGGAGTTCTGGCTGCCGGACGTGCGCCCGTGA
- a CDS encoding response regulator, producing MIVRILIADDDPLIRDVLRDVLDDEPDLEVVAVATDAQEAVDLAERHAPTVVLLDVRMPRGGGPYAASEILHRAPGTRILAFSAYTDVGAVEEMRRAGVTEYLAKGVRNTELVAAVRRMGLQ from the coding sequence GTGATCGTCCGCATCCTCATCGCCGACGACGACCCGCTGATCAGGGACGTCCTGCGGGACGTGCTCGACGACGAGCCGGACCTGGAGGTGGTCGCGGTCGCCACCGACGCGCAGGAGGCCGTCGACCTGGCCGAACGCCACGCGCCGACCGTGGTCCTGCTCGACGTCCGGATGCCCCGCGGTGGTGGCCCGTACGCCGCCAGTGAGATCCTGCACCGCGCACCCGGCACCCGCATCCTGGCGTTCTCCGCGTACACGGACGTGGGAGCGGTGGAGGAGATGCGGCGCGCCGGGGTGACGGAGTACCTGGCCAAGGGCGTGCGCAACACCGAACTGGTCGCTGCCGTTCGGCGGATGGGCTTGCAATAG
- a CDS encoding STAS domain-containing protein has protein sequence MNEDQLNETPLLTVRADEVAGVVVVAVEGEIDVDTADVVLDALRLGFGAEGPALVADLTAVSFFGSTGISTLITAHELADEHGKDLHVVAPHRAVRRPLQVTGVADVLLLHDSVPEALTALKPVPSE, from the coding sequence GTGAACGAAGATCAGTTGAATGAAACGCCGCTGCTGACCGTGCGGGCCGACGAGGTCGCCGGAGTGGTGGTCGTCGCGGTGGAGGGGGAGATCGACGTCGACACCGCCGACGTCGTGCTGGACGCGTTGCGCCTGGGCTTCGGGGCCGAGGGGCCGGCGCTGGTCGCCGACCTCACCGCGGTCAGCTTCTTCGGCTCGACCGGCATCTCCACGCTGATCACCGCGCACGAGCTCGCCGACGAGCACGGCAAGGACCTCCACGTCGTGGCACCGCACCGCGCCGTCCGACGACCGCTGCAGGTCACCGGGGTCGCGGACGTGCTCCTGCTGCACGACTCGGTGCCGGAGGCGCTGACCGCGCTGAAGCCGGTGCCCAGCGAGTGA
- a CDS encoding glycosyltransferase has product MRILFSSLGSHGHTYPLLPLAVAAREQGHDILYAVDSEFHAVVAKLGFTVIDAGLSIGEAFSQANSLHGTSAFTREMLRQTASDAFGSVLPRAYAADLAPVLERDKPDLVVFEIINPGAGIAAMRAGIPVVCHGFGKVDEMMVPATMIDPLMEYLTELGIALPNGQHFGLGAPYLDIFPPSLQDLDHLKGVERIPVRPVPFAEREPLPGWVLEHRRPLVYLTFGTAFAGLELIQRAVAGLSRLDAEVLVATGPQVEASLVADAPDNVHVMSWVPQADLLAHADLVVHHGGSGTTVSALTTGLPQLVLPQGADQFRNGELVATANLGAHLVGEQFTADAVHETAARLLNDAAVHDAVEGIRLEIAAMPAPAEVVPKLVELAG; this is encoded by the coding sequence GTGCGCATTCTCTTCTCGAGCCTGGGCTCGCACGGACACACGTATCCGTTACTCCCGCTCGCGGTCGCCGCCCGCGAGCAAGGACACGACATCCTTTACGCGGTCGACTCCGAGTTTCACGCTGTCGTAGCAAAACTGGGCTTCACCGTCATCGACGCGGGACTGAGCATCGGCGAGGCGTTCAGCCAGGCCAACAGCCTGCACGGAACCAGCGCCTTCACCAGGGAGATGCTCAGGCAGACCGCCTCGGACGCGTTCGGTTCGGTGCTCCCCCGGGCCTATGCGGCGGACCTGGCGCCGGTGCTGGAAAGGGACAAACCCGACCTCGTCGTCTTCGAGATCATCAACCCCGGAGCGGGCATCGCGGCGATGCGGGCAGGAATTCCGGTCGTCTGCCACGGTTTCGGCAAGGTGGACGAGATGATGGTCCCGGCGACCATGATCGACCCTCTGATGGAGTACTTGACAGAGCTCGGTATTGCATTGCCGAATGGGCAGCACTTCGGTCTGGGCGCGCCTTATCTCGACATCTTCCCGCCGTCGTTGCAGGACCTCGACCACCTGAAGGGCGTGGAACGGATCCCGGTGCGGCCGGTGCCGTTCGCCGAGCGGGAGCCGCTGCCGGGCTGGGTGCTGGAGCACCGCAGGCCGCTGGTGTACCTGACGTTCGGCACCGCGTTCGCCGGGCTGGAGCTCATCCAGCGCGCGGTCGCCGGGTTGTCGCGCCTGGACGCCGAGGTCCTGGTCGCGACCGGGCCGCAGGTGGAGGCGTCGCTGGTCGCGGACGCGCCGGACAACGTGCACGTCATGTCGTGGGTGCCCCAGGCGGATCTGCTCGCGCACGCAGATCTCGTGGTGCACCACGGCGGCAGCGGCACGACGGTGAGCGCGCTGACGACCGGGTTGCCGCAGCTGGTGCTGCCTCAGGGCGCCGACCAGTTCCGCAACGGCGAGCTGGTGGCGACGGCGAACCTGGGGGCGCACCTGGTCGGCGAGCAGTTCACCGCGGACGCCGTGCACGAGACGGCGGCGCGGCTGCTGAACGACGCGGCGGTGCACGACGCCGTCGAAGGCATCCGGCTGGAGATCGCGGCGATGCCCGCGCCGGCGGAGGTGGTGCCGAAACTGGTCGAACTGGCCGGCTAG
- a CDS encoding nucleotide disphospho-sugar-binding domain-containing protein, with protein MRVLVVAAPLLGHVFPLLPLALALREAGHDVVVATGGEALKAGESGLPVEDVVPPGVHFGRIAAKIMLTHPLVARAEMAGSGKLDFVSRLFSVFNNAMTEPLQALAARWRPDVVLHEPLAAAGSALDAPSVVHDVSLFDGLALTAAVSDRMKAETHAPTTVIRTAPASIAEFSSGWPMRFVPHSGSGEVPGWLAEPSGTPRILVSRSTAPGPGATRMMAAVTKAAAHVDAEFVLIRPDRTDGLPDNVRTTGWVPIPAVLPFCDGIIHHGGAGTLLAALAAGVPQLVEPGPGDRTVHATAVAERGAGLKASARDITPELLTDLITTPKLQAAACEVREEMAKMPAPADIARQWESIVT; from the coding sequence ATGCGTGTTCTCGTGGTGGCGGCGCCCTTGCTGGGTCATGTTTTCCCGTTGCTGCCACTGGCACTGGCACTGCGCGAGGCCGGCCACGACGTCGTGGTCGCCACCGGCGGCGAGGCCCTGAAGGCCGGCGAGTCGGGCCTGCCGGTCGAGGACGTCGTCCCGCCGGGCGTCCACTTCGGCCGGATCGCGGCGAAGATCATGCTCACCCACCCGCTGGTGGCGCGGGCGGAGATGGCGGGCAGCGGCAAGCTGGACTTCGTCTCGCGGCTGTTCAGCGTGTTCAACAACGCCATGACCGAACCGTTGCAGGCGCTTGCCGCCCGGTGGCGCCCGGACGTCGTGCTGCACGAACCGCTGGCCGCCGCGGGGTCGGCGTTGGACGCGCCCTCGGTCGTGCACGACGTCTCGCTGTTCGACGGCCTCGCGCTCACCGCCGCCGTGAGCGACCGGATGAAGGCCGAGACCCACGCTCCCACGACCGTGATCCGCACCGCACCGGCGAGCATCGCCGAGTTCTCCAGCGGCTGGCCGATGCGGTTCGTCCCGCACAGCGGCTCCGGCGAGGTGCCCGGCTGGCTGGCCGAGCCGTCGGGAACGCCGCGGATCCTGGTCAGCCGCAGCACCGCACCCGGTCCCGGCGCCACCCGGATGATGGCCGCGGTCACGAAGGCCGCCGCGCACGTCGACGCCGAGTTCGTGCTGATCCGCCCCGACCGGACCGACGGCCTGCCGGACAACGTCAGGACCACCGGCTGGGTGCCGATCCCGGCGGTGCTGCCGTTCTGCGACGGCATCATCCACCACGGCGGCGCCGGCACCCTGCTGGCCGCGCTCGCCGCGGGCGTTCCGCAGCTGGTCGAGCCCGGTCCCGGCGACAGGACGGTGCACGCCACCGCCGTCGCCGAGCGCGGTGCCGGGCTGAAGGCGTCGGCCCGCGACATCACCCCGGAGCTGCTGACCGACCTCATCACCACGCCGAAGCTGCAGGCGGCGGCGTGCGAGGTGCGCGAAGAGATGGCGAAGATGCCGGCACCGGCGGATATCGCCCGCCAATGGGAAAGCATCGTCACCTAG